Within the Medicago truncatula cultivar Jemalong A17 chromosome 4, MtrunA17r5.0-ANR, whole genome shotgun sequence genome, the region TAtactcaaatatattttaataatatatagttcacattaaattttataaataaagatATACATACATTGTTCACAAAAAAATGTACTGACATATTTCCGtaaaatatgatatatacatagattttttatttttgagaaaaatatatatactttgatatatgtttttttaggggaaaataatagttattttatacatttttgtAACGgacattattttaaatttaatttgttttaacgGACATATATGAGAAAGAGCAAAGATGAGAAtcaagagaaataaataaagaacaaaagataaaatgagaTAGAAAGATGAATATAATGAAAGAGAAGAGTGAGAAATTTTGAATGAgtgaatttgaaattcaaatggtgaaaagttgtagagaaaatgaaatgatagttggataaaaaattatataatagggTGTAGCGCGTTACCCAATGTATAACAGGTTTGATGACATCATTGAGGTAAAAAGTGGTTTTTATTAGCACAAAAGTCCATTATAACCTTTAAGttgtgaagaaaataaaatggtgaAAATTTGGGTATAAATAGATAAGTATTTTTTGTAGTAACTTGCTATTATATATTGTAAGTAGATAAATAGAAGATAGAAGTAGAAGTAGATTAAAAgcaaaacttaaaaataaaaaataaaaataaaaataaaagaaaacaatgttGCACtttaggggtgggaataggccaggccaggctaggctttgataggcctgagcctagcctacgaaaaaatttacaggcctgagcctggcctatgacctatcataggccgtttttctaggcctgacttgacctatttaaaagcctggactggcctgaaagcctaatTACAAGCCTACTTGacattaaggccatcaaatagttcatttgacCTACTAAATAGGCTAAACAAGCTTAAAacctacttaaaagcctatttcactataagtaaattttaactagattaaagcctaaTTAgaagcctataacaacaaagtcTATTAAGGTATtaatagatagagaaagaaatgtttatatttttaatgtatgcaattattttaatataaaaaaaacatttttttaataaataagtattaataggctggcctattaggcttaacaaGCTTTTCTGAAAGCCTAAGATTGACCTATTTAACCAAACAGACTTTCTAAAAAGTCTAAGTCTTGGCCTATCAACTAAACAGGCCAGGTCAGATCAGACCAAAACAGGTCaggccgtaggcccctgtaggccgacctgacctattcccaaccctattgCACTTGCACATTCTCTTTTATCATTTGACATAGTGAAAGTGTTGTGTTCAAAATCTAATGGCACTTGTTGTTGGTAGTAGTACTATATGCAAACCCCAAATTGGATTCCTTCATCTGTCTGGGAATTTGAAGAAACAATCCGTATCGGAAATCTCATTTCcaactctttcactttcaaTTTCTACTACCTCCACTCGCTATGCACCTTCTCCATCGTTTTGCTCCACCTCCTCTGAATCTTCTGTCGAATGTAATATGCCTTCTTCAACCAAAATCTTCATCAAAGGTAACTTTCTTTTGTCCTTAGCCCTTTAATCAATAATGGGTCTCTTTCAATTTTCTTGAAATCCACCCAATTCTATTAATTGCTTTACTTGTTTCACTGTCTGCATGGAAATAATGTTGCTGTCATTactgtacaaaaaaaattatgtgcatTTTTCTGTGAAATATGGAAAAGGTTCATCTTATCTTTAATCTGAACCTAACAAGTATAAGCACATAGCTTTACTTTCACTTTCTCGTTAGAGACAGAGATTAGTAGGCTCTTTATAGTCTTACTGAAAATGTGTATATCAAATTGAATTTAGAATTACGAGAACTTAATTTTGGgacaatgataacaaattaagGTGGTAGCTCTTTGGTATTTAGTATTTACAATacaacaagataaaataaatggattAGATTTCCGACCAGTTTAATTTCTTGGAACTTCGGACTGCGCTAGTTCAGACTAAACAAATATTGATCTTGAAATTTGTTAGCCTCCTTACCCCTGCCCACATGCATTGTTTGTTATGAGGAACTTTTCCCATCCCAAAACACTTTACATTTGAAAGAAAACACAGTTTTTGTGCTGTCCAGATGTGCACGGAAGTACACTTCCGAAAATTATGCGTGCTTATTTAAAAATGTGGGCGGGCGGTGAGTGAAGTTGCACCCTTGTTACCTACGATCTAATTATATGAAAAGTCATTGGGCCCATTCTGCCACTCTTGTATCATCCCACATGCACACACAAAAACAGTTGTACTGCATACATGTAAGCAGGTGTTAAGCTCATATCTATTGATCCGTTTCCTTCCTGCAATGTTCGTCATAATAAATTATCCATTTCCACTTAGCATTGAGTAGTTGTACTGAAGTCTTCATGGTTGGCCAATGCAGGGCTTCCTCTTTCAACCACTGAATTGCATTTAACTAAAGTGTTTTCAATGTTCGGTGAAGTTACTCAaggtaattaattataaatatattttgggtGTTTTCAGAGAGGTACTTTCTAgatcatatttattttgaattaatgGAACTTCAAGTTTTGGAAATCTTGAGTCTCTAAGGATCTTCAATTTgtatttctttatttcatgACAGTCAAGCTTTTGATAGATAAAAAAACTGGGCAGTCTCTAGGATTTGCATATATTTGGTTTGTCGAGGAAGATTCTGCACAATCAGCTGCAAAAGAGATGAATGGAAAGGTATGCATGCAGTGACTTGTAAGTGGTATCATGTCCATACTATAAAATGTTGATGACATGGGAGCTGGTTTTTGTGGTGCAGTTGTTTTATGGCAGGTTTATTTATGTTACAATTGCAAAGCCTGGATCATCAAAAAGTTTGAAGAGAAAAGCCTACAAATTTTAATTGACATGGACTCTGTCTCTATGAACCACTCTAGtaagcagtggcggagccacgtTTGCCTCTATGCAGGCTTGTGCCCCCACTAAATTTTGAATCCCAATTATGATAGTGACCAAAGCGTAAGTTATGCTACTTGCTGTGTAGATTTTAGAACACTTTGGTTCAAACTGGTATTTgctatataatttatttatatctatAAATTGATAAAACTATGAAT harbors:
- the LOC25494010 gene encoding glycine-rich RNA-binding protein 4, mitochondrial, with amino-acid sequence MALVVGSSTICKPQIGFLHLSGNLKKQSVSEISFPTLSLSISTTSTRYAPSPSFCSTSSESSVECNMPSSTKIFIKGLPLSTTELHLTKVFSMFGEVTQVKLLIDKKTGQSLGFAYIWFVEEDSAQSAAKEMNGKLFYGRFIYVTIAKPGSSKSLKRKAYKF